A genomic region of Colletotrichum destructivum chromosome 1, complete sequence contains the following coding sequences:
- a CDS encoding Putative large ribosomal subunit protein uL15, whose product MPPRLLSPLHLTTCCSRALRPSTNPPSLVSLFAGLSIGTTTSTSSITTTTARRNASILASLSDNKGAYNKRIRVGRGASAGKGKTSGRGHKGQGQHGKVKPWFQGGQTPLIVQRGTKGFDNLRAPRMSKLNLDKLQQWIDAGRIDPTKQITVKEIIESGLIGTVKDGIKLLGRGKQDLRQPIDIMVSRASASAIDAVEANGGKILTRFYTKQSIRRILRGESENTDKPLPVGKEYVASVLAEARSKPFKYRLPDPTSREDIEYYRDPAHRGYLSHLLKEGESPSLYFKVPIPRKRVVKPGRAALQKAKKASADDLLW is encoded by the exons ATGCCTCCACGGCTACTATCCCCATTGCATCTGACGACATGCTGTAGCCGAGCCCTGCGACCCTCGACGAACCCCCCGAGCCTCGTCtccctcttcgccggcctGTCCATCGGCACTACCACGTCCACCAgctccatcaccaccaccaccgcccgTCGCAATGCCTCCATCCTTGCTAGCTTGAGCGACAACAAGGGCGCCTACAATAAGCGCATCCGCGTCGGTCGAGGTGCCTCggccggcaagggcaagacaTCCGGAAGAGGTCACAAGGGTCAGGGTCAGCACGGCAAGGTCAAGCCATGGTTCCAGGGTGGTCAGACGCCTTTGATCGTGCAAAGGGGAACCAAGGGCTTCGACAACTT GCGCGCCCCCCGCATGTCCAAGCTGAacctcgacaagctccagCAATGGATCGACGCCGGCCGTATCGACCCCACGAAGCAGATCACCGTCAAGGAGATCATCGAGTCAGGCCTCATCGGCACTGTCAAGGACGGCATTAAGCTCCTCGGTCGCGGGAAGCAGGACCTGCGCCAACCCATCGACATCATGGTCTCGCGCGCCTCCGCTTCCGCCATCGACGCGGTCGAGGCCAATGGCGGCAAGATCCTCACGAGGTTCTACACCAAGCAGTCCATTAGGCGCATCCTGCGCGGCGAGAGCGAGAATACAGACAAGCCCCTGCCCGTCGGAAAGGAGTACGTCGCCAGCGTCCTTGCCGAGGCGCGCTCAAAGCCCTTCAAATACCGCCTGCCCGACCCTACGAGCCGTGAGGACATCGAGTACTACCGCGACCCCGCCCACCGCGGCTATCTGAGCCACCTTctcaaggagggcgagtCGCCCAGTTTGTACTTCAAGGTACCCATCCCGAGGAAGCGCGTCGTGAAGCCCGGCCGGGCGGCCCTCcagaaggcgaagaaggccagcGCCGATGATCTCCTCTGGTAA
- a CDS encoding Putative SANT/Myb domain, Homeobox-like domain superfamily protein, whose protein sequence is MQQWQVGPVPEYIYSNSTHQPSDMHPQHPYQQDMSRRDQHPQFQYGAPPHQSPAPQHHQPTPVQPPMSVPQPPPQPPQAQPQPHQHQQHHQQQQHVQQQQHAQQHAQQQQQQHAQQPQHAPQPPPQPQRNRKRPAPAPAQQAPPVVTSAPPMPAAPAAPTATPIPPPAAPAVAAPPAQAQPAATEDAAAAPQPPPAKKSRTNTPWTPAEELRLKQMRDAGSSWAEIAKTFPTRTEGSVKKHWYKDMHYAEFAEDESQALLNAIKEYENNKWKVIGQKVGKPAKACEQYAKEHFPDLYAKPANR, encoded by the exons ATGCAGCAGTGGCAAGTCGGCCCCGTGCCGGAGTACATCTACTCCAACTCCACCCACCAGCCTAGCGACATGCA TCCTCAACACCCCTACCAGCAGGACATGTCTCGTCGGGATCAACACCCACAGTTCCAGTATGGAGCGCCGCCTCATCAGAGCCCGGCCCCTCAGCACCACCAGCCCACTCCGGTGCAGCCTCCGATGAGCGtcccccagccgccgcctcaACCGCCCCAGGCCCAGCCCCAGCCtcatcagcaccagcagcatcaccagcagcagcagcacgttcagcagcagcagcacgccCAGCAGCATgctcagcaacagcaacaacagcatgCTCAACAGCCCCAGCATGCACCCCAGCCCCCGCCCCAGCCTCAGAGGAACCGCAAgcggccggctccggctccggcccaACAGGCCCCGCCGGTCGTCACTAGCGCCCCTCCCATGCCCGCTGCCCCTGCCGCGCCTACCGCGACTCCCATCCCACCGCCGGCTGCccccgctgtcgccgccccCCCCGCTCAGGCCCAGCCGGCCGCGACAGAagatgctgctgcggctCCTCAGCCGCCTCCGGCCAAGAAGAGCCGCACAAATACCCCCTGGACCCCGGCCGAAGAGCTCCGTCTGAAGCAGATGAGAGATGCCGGTAGCAGTTGGGCTGAAATTGCCAAG ACCTTCCCCACCCGTACTGAGGGCAGTGTCAAGAAGCATTGGTACAAGGACATGCACTACGCTGAGTTTGCGGAAGACGAG AGCCAGGCCCTTCTCAATGCCATCAAGGAGTACGAAAACAACAAGTGGAAGGTCATCGGGCAAAAAGTCGGCAAGCCCGCCAAGGCTTGCGAACAGTACGCCAAGGAGCACTTTCCCG ACCTCTACGCCAAGCCGGCCAACCGGTAG
- a CDS encoding Putative SANT/Myb domain-containing protein, translating to MSPTMQLAPHTATYAPTSDAMDRHEYGVTKNRKAASTGGGRAWSEDEEVYLLQTRLQKMPYKHIAAHLKKTELACRLHYHQLSHGSNRRKQRTTSVSSGSSVNHSPVMQPTMPTPIRESTPRSVSPPGRSTSYAPVSPAPMQLPSIMGNGASPRLPAILPKPVCMTLPPRTASPNRGYPTPLPESHSAPLPPAAFQSMSGSLPMTPPLRLECALPPLQPPVNHHHVDMNRLQSVYTAHRASFWAAVANDYGPGASPVLLEQAWKSGACCSQHQASTPITPTSSPDNTDRDGYDKPQDKTRISAILGIDANPRSPRERELVRRMEEQRVGA from the exons ATGTCTCCCACGATGCAATTGGCACCCCACACGGCCACATACGCTCCCACTTCCGACGCCATGGATCGTCACGAGTACGGCGTCACCAAGAACCGCAAGGCGGCTTCGACCGGCGGCGGTAGAGCATggagcgaggacgag GAAGTCTATCTCCTCCAGACTCGTCTTCAGAAGATGCCTTACAAGCACATCGCCGCTCacttgaagaagacggagcTGGCATGCCGTCTTCACTACCACCAGCTTAGCCATGGCAGCAACCGACGCAAGCAGCGCACGACCTCGGTCTCTTCCGGTTCTTCTGTAAACCACTCCCCCGTTATGCAGCCGACGATGCCTACTCCAATCCGGGAGTCGACTCCTCGCTCCGTGTCGCCCCCCGGCCGCTCGACGAGCTATGCCCCCGTCTCGCCCGCCCCTATGCAACTCCCCAGCATCATGGGCAACGGCGCTTCCCCTCGTCTACCCGCCATTCTTCCTAAGCCGGTCTGCATGACCCTGCCGCCTCGCACAGCTTCTCCCAACCGAGGATATCCCACCCCTCTTCCCGAGTCTCACAgcgcccctctcccccctgCCGCCTTTCAGTCCATGTCCGGCAGCCTCCccatgacgccgccgctgcgtTTGGAATGCgctctccctcccctgcAACCGCCTGTCAACCACCATCACGTTGACATGAACCGCCTGCAGTCCGTTTACACTGCTCACCGCGCCTCgttctgggccgccgtcgccaatgACTACGGCCCAGGTGCCAGCCCAGTCCTTTTGGAGCAAGCTTGGAAGAGCGGCGCGTGTTGCAGCCAGCACCAAGCCAGCACGCCCATCACGCCGACTTCCAGCCCCGACAACACGGATCGTGATGGCTACGACAAGCCCCAAGACAAGACGCGCATCTCTGCCATTCTTGGCATCGACGCCAACCCGCGCTCTCCCCGTGAGCGCGAGTTGGTGAGACGTATGGAGGAACAGCGCGTTGGAGCCTAA
- a CDS encoding Putative dihydroxy-acid/6-phosphogluconate dehydratase, ilvD/EDD domain, dihydroxy-acid dehydratase: MGAEQEGHVPGDVKETGYKDSHDYIQFKEHAIDGQLNRWSHTITREHDFPGAQAMLYGAGVPNKEMMKKAPHVGIATVWWEGNPCNTHLLDFGKIVKKAVEKQGMLGWQFNTVGVSDAITMGGEGMRFSLQTREIIADSIESVTCAQHHDANISIPGCDKNMPGTIMAAARHNRPFIMIYGGTIMKGHSDLLEKPINISTCYEARGAFTYDRLHAKSDPGAKGRTPSDVLDDIEQHACPGAGACGGMYTANTMATAIEAMGLSLPGSSSYPALSPEKARECERAAEAIKIVMEKGLRPRDLMTRAAFENALVLTMILGGSTNGVLHFLAMANTADVPLTIDDVDRTSNRIPFLADLAPSGKYYMEDLYRVGGTPSVLKMLVAAGLIDGSVMTVTGRTLAENVADWPSLDPNQKIIRPLSNPIKETGHIRILRGNLAPEGAVAKITGKEGLSFTGTARVFDKEHELDVALSAGSIRREDGNLVLIVRYEGPKGGPGMPEQLRASAAIMGAGLDNVALVTDGRYSGASHGFIVGHVCPEAAVGGPLALVRDGDTVTINAETNRIDAVDVDEAEFERRRRDWKAPLPHVRRGVLGKYARLVGDASHGAVTDQSDPSW; the protein is encoded by the exons ATGGGCGCCGAACAAGAAGGCCACGTCCCGGGCGACGTCAAGGAGACGGGCTACAAGGACAGCCACGACTACATCCAGTTCAAGGAGCacgccatcgacggccaACTGAACCGCTGGTCGCATACCATCACGAGAGAACATGACTTTCCCGGCGCACAG GCCATGCTGTATGGAGCTGGCGTGCCGAACAaggagatgatgaagaaggcgccGCATGTCGGCATTGCGACGGTGTGGTGGGAGGGCAACCCTTGCAA CACACATC TCCTCGACTTCGGCAAGatcgtcaagaaggccgtTGAGAAGCAAGGCATGCTCGGGTGGCAGTTCAACACCGTCGGCGTGTCAGACGCCATCACCATGGGAGGAGAAG GCATGCGCTTCTCCCTCCAGACTCGTGAGATCATCGCCGACAGCATCGAGTCGGTGACGTGCGCGCAGCACCACGACGCCAACATCTCGATCCCCGGCTGCGACAAGAACATGCCGGGCACCATCATGGCGGCCGCGCGCCACAACCGGCCCTTCATCATGATCTACGGCGGCACCATCATGAAGGGCCACTCGGACCTGCTCGAGAAGCCCATCAACATCAGCACGTGCTACGAGGCCCGCGGCGCCTTCACCTACGACCGCCTTCATGCCAAGAGTGACCCGGGTGCCAAGGGCCGTACCCCGTctgacgtcctcgacgacatcgagcAGCACGCCTgccccggcgccggcgcttgCGGTGGCATGTACACGGCCAACACAATGGCcaccgccatcgaggccatggGCCTCTCCCTGCCGGGCTCCTCGTCGTATCCGGCCCTGTCGCCCGAGAAGGCCCGCGAGTgcgagcgcgccgccgaggccatcaagatCGTCATGGAGAAGGGCCTGCGCCCGCGCGACCTCATGACCCGCGCCGCCTTTGAGAACGCCCTCGTACTGACAATGATCCTCGGCGGCTCTACCAACGGCGTCCTGCACTTCCTCGCCATGGCCAACACTGCCGACGTGCCCCTGaccatcgacgacgtcgaccgcACCAGTAACCGCAttcccttcctcgccgacctcgcgcCCTCGGGCAAGTACTACATGGAGGACCTCTAccgcgtcggcggcacccCCTCTGTCCTCAAGATGCTCGTCGCCGCGGGCCTCATCGACGGCTCCGTCATGACCGTCACGGGCCGTACCCTTGCCGAGAACGTCGCCGACTGGCCGTCTCTCGACCCCAACCAAAAGATCATCCGCCCGCTCTCGAACCCCATCAAGGAGACGGGCCACATCCGCATCCTCCGCGGGAACCTCGCCCCTGAGGGtgccgtcgccaagatcACGGGCAAGGAGGGCCTCTCCTTCACCGGCACGGCCCGCGTCTTCGATAAGGAGcacgagctcgacgtcgccctgtCGGCGGGCTCCATCCGccgcgaggacggcaaccTCGTACTGATTGTGCGCTACGAGGGCCCCAAGGGCGGGCCCGGCATGCCGGAGCAGCTGcgcgccagcgccgccatcatgggcgccggcctcgacaacgTGGCGCTCGTCACGGACGGCCGGTACAGCGGCGCCTCGCacggcttcatcgtcggccacgTGTGtcccgaggccgccgtcggtggGCCGCTCGCCCTCGtgcgcgacggcgacaccgTCACGATCAACGCCGAGACGAACcgcatcgacgccgtcgacgtcgacgaggccgagttcgagaggcggaggagggacTGGAAGGCGCCGCTACCGCACGTGAGGAGGGGCGTGCTGGGCAAGTACGCGCGCTTGGTCGGCGATGCGAGCCATGGTGCCGTGACGGATCAGTCGGATCCTTCATGGTGA
- a CDS encoding Putative glycosyl transferase, family 15, nucleotide-diphospho-sugar transferase, translating into MDLFRRAVKAIPSTAPQLPTADEKPTTKHARQNRLASRLAFFRRPLRLRGNSSISVPLGVVILFPLIVVILILVLFVRHPSSPGRILMPAGAPPAIRKISEEHDKVFVTGCLEPDTSRPKANGAFVVLARNKELDGVIQSIKSIERHFNRWYHYPYVFLNDGDFNETFKEVVKNYTSAPVEFGKVGPEMWGYPDWIDHKVAKEGIAKQGDAAVMYGGLESYHAMCRFYSGFFYKHELLAKYNWYWRLEPEIKYFCDITYDPFWAMIDANKTYGFTIAVKELRETVPNIFRYASAYKRLKGLKSKGLWEMFVDPVEKKEEPPTDQSPLPEEVLRSDPNRNNLPDVDPEAMEGETYNMCHFWSNFEIASLDWFRSKEYEEFFEMMDRSGGFWMERWGDAPIHSLAAGALLSPRDIHYFRDFGYRHTTIQHCPANAPARQLPRPAYLEKTTLDEKKRSEEDKYWDDWDAEKENGVGCRCRCDTDIVDVEGKEGSCLAEWVDVAGGWASP; encoded by the exons ATGGATCTTTTTAGACGAGCCGTCAAGGCTATTCCCTCGACGGCACCTCAACTacccaccgccgacgagaagccTACCACAAAGCATGCTCGCCAGAATAGACTGGCATCGcgcctcgccttcttcagAAGACCTTTGCGCCTCCGTGGTAACTCGAGCATCTCGGTgcccctcggcgtcgtcatcctcttccctctGATCGTTGTCATCCTTATCCTCGTGCTGTTCGTCAGACATCCTAGTTCTCCTGGAAGAATATTGATGCCTGCCGGTGCACCGCCAGCCATCAG AAAAATCAGCGAGGAGCACGACAAGGTGTTTGTCACCGGATGCCTCGAGCCCGACACGAGCAGAcccaaggccaacggcgccTTTGTCGTCCTGGCCCGCAACAAGGAGTTGGACGGTGTCATCCAATCCATCAAGTCCATCGAGCGCCACTTCAACCGCTGGTACCATTACCCCTACGTCTTCTTGAACGACGGCGATTTCAACGAGACCTTCAAGGAGGTCGTCAAGAACTACACGTCCGCCCCCGTCGAGTTCGGCAAGGTTGGCCCTGAGATGTGGGGTTACCCCGACTGGATCGACCACAAGGTCGCTAAGGAGGGTATCGCCAAACAGGGTGATGCTGCCGTCATGTATGGCGGCTTGGAGAGCTACCACGCCATGTGCCGTTTCTACTCTGG ATTCTTCTACAAGCACGAGCTTCTCGCCAAGTATAACTGGTACTGGCGTCTCGAGCCCGAGATCAAGTACTTCTGCGACATTACCTA CGATCCTTTCTGGGCCATGATCGATGCCAACAAGACGTATGGTttcaccatcgccgtcaaggagctccGCGAGACTGTCCCCAACATCTTCAGATACGCCTCGGCCTACAAACGCCTTAAGGGTCTCAAATCCAAGGGCCTGTGGGAGATGTTCGTTGACCctgtcgagaagaaggaggagccgCCTACCGACCAGAGCCCCCTCCCTGAGGAGGTCCTGCGCAGCGACCCAAATCGCAATAACCTGCCCGATGTCGACCCCGAAGCTATGGAAGGCGAGACATACAACATGTGCCATTTCTGGTCCAACTTCGAAATTGCTAGCCTTGACTGGTTCCGTAGCAAGGAGTACGAGGAGTTCTTCGAGATGATGGACCGCAGTGGAGGCTTTTGGATGGAACGC TGGGGTGACGCCCCTATCCACTCCTTGGCTGCTGGTGCCCTGCTCTCCCCCCGTGATATCCACTACTTCCGAGACTTTGGTTACCGACACACCACTATCCAGCACTGCCCTGCAAACGCCCCTGCCCGACAGCTGCCCAGACCAGCCTACCTCGAGAAGACAACTcttgacgagaagaagcgctcTGAAGAGGACAAGTACTGGGACGACTGGGATGCTGAAAAGGAGAACGGAGTTGGATGCAGGTGCAGATGCGACACCGACATTGTCGATGttgagggcaaggagggttCATGCCTTGCtgaatgggttgacgttgcAGGTGGATGGGCCAGCCCGTGA
- a CDS encoding Putative short-chain dehydrogenase/reductase SDR, NAD(P)-binding domain superfamily: protein MDSPGFLPAVGLLALLAVAYNLSWPFFPFVRKSALDRYRRTVNGRPAWALVTGASDGIGKGLADELARRGFNVVIHGRNDVKLEGVRHDLAARHPGREFRIMVGDAVALGAGAAPWDVMLAPLENLNLRVLVNNVGGVPMVPVMRRLDESTVGEIADNVHMNALFPTLLSSILLPRLTGPAEPALVVNVGSLADVGPPLLSFYGGSKAYMNVLSTSMAEELALDGVDVEVLGVRVGPVATRTELMQPRVFWPSAETMAQSILDRVGCGRAVVVPYWGHAVPMLFLDLMPTMVQGPLIRMMMGWLRYEEKKMRSKEK from the coding sequence ATGGATTCACCCGGATTCCTCCCAGCAGTTGGactcctcgccctccttgccgTCGCCTACAATCTCTCCTGGCCATTCTTCCCCTTCGTCCGCAAATCCGCACTCGACCGCTACCGCAGAACCGTCAATGGAAGGCCCGCGTGGgccctcgtcaccggcgcGAGCGACGGCATCGGCAAGGGCCTCGCTGACgagctcgcccgccgcggcttcaacgtcgtcatccaCGGCCGCAACGATGTCAAGCTCGAGGGTGTCAGGcacgacctcgccgcgcgGCACCCGGGCCGGGAGTTCCGGATCAtggtcggcgatgccgtggCCCTAGGCGCTGGGGCGGCGCCATGGGACGTCATGCTGGCGCCGCTCGAAAACCTCAACCTGAGGGTGCTCGTGAacaacgtcggcggcgtgccgATGGTGCCCGTCATGCGGCGGCTGGACGAGTCCACGGTGGGCGAGATCGCGGACAACGTGCACATGAACGCCCTCTTTCCGACGCTGCTGTCCTCGATTCTCTTGCCGAGGCTCACGGGCCCGGCGGAGCCCGCGCTCGTCGTCAACGTGGGCTCGCTGGCCGACGTGgggccgccgctgctctcGTTCTACGGCGGAAGCAAGGCGTATATGAATGTGCTATCGACGAGCATGGCGGAGGAACTCGCGCTGGACGGCGTAGACGTGGAGGTACTAGGCGTGAGGGTCGGGCCCGTGGCGACAAGGACGGAGCTGATGCAGCCACGGGTGTTTTGGCCTTCGGCTGAGACGATGGCCCAGAGCATCCTGGACCGGGTCGGGTGTGGACGAGCGGTTGTGGTGCCGTACTGGGGGCATGCGGTGCCGATGTTGTTTCTAGACttgatgccgacgatggtgcaGGGCCCGTTGATAcggatgatgatggggtGGTTAAGGTatgaagagaagaagatgcgTAGCAAGGAGAAGTAA